The DNA segment GGCGCGCAACAGGACATCCAGAACAGCGCCTCGCCGGCGGGAAATACCTGGCCCACCTCGCCATCGCGCCGGATGATGGTGCCGGTTTCCGGCGCGGTCAACGCCATCTCGCTCATCTGCTTGCGCACCCGCGCCAGCGAGGCCTTGGCGGTTTCCAGGTCATTGCGCGCCGAATCCCGCGCCACGCCCGTGCCGACGCCGCGCCCGAACAGCTCGGCGGCGCGGTCGTACTGGCTCTGGCTGAAGCGCACCCGCGCCTCCCATTCCCGCACGGACTGGGCCATTTCCTCGTTGTCGAACACGGCCAGTTTCTGCCCCTTCGTGACCGAGGCGCTTTCGTCCACCAGCATCTGCACCAGCCGCCCGCTGAGCTTGGGGGCGATGGGCATCATCACGGTCGGCTCCACCGTCCCGGAGGCATAGACCGCCTCCACGGCCGGACCGATCCGGGGCGAGGCGACTTCGACCGCCACTGGCCCGGTCCGCCACCACAGCACGCCGCCGGCCACCGCGATCAGGGCGGCGGCAACAAGAGATCGAACAATCCATTTCCGCATCGAGGGTCACCGGCAGGCAAGCTTGGAGGGCGCGAGGCACCAGGCATAGCAGACAAATAGTTACCTGTCGGTACCATCGCCAACGCCATGACCTAAAACAATGAGGCGCATGAAAAAACATGCGTCATGCTTGCGGGCGCAATGCCAAGTTGGTAAGCACGGTCTATGCAGCAACAGGTCCGTATCTCACCGTCCATCCTATCCGCTGATTTCGCGAAGTTGGGCGAAGAAGTTCGCGCAATCACCGAAGCGGGCGCGGACTACATCCATATCGACGTGATGGACGGGCATTTCGTGCCCAATCTCACCATCGGCCCGTCGGTCATCAAGGCGCTCCGGCCGCACAGCGACAAGCCGTTCGACGTGCATCTGATGATCTCGCCAGTGGATCCGTTCATTCAGGCCTTCGCCGACGCGGGCGCCGACATCATCACCGTGCATCCCGAAGCCGGCCCGCACCTGCACCGCACCATCCAGAGCATCAAGGCGACCGGGGCGAAAGCGGGAGTCTCGCTCAATCCGGCGACGCCGGTCGAAGCGGTGGACTTCGTGCTGGACGATATCGACCTGATTTTGGTGATGAGCGTCAATCCGGGCTTCGGTGGCCAATCTTTCATCGACAGTCAGCTTGCCAAGATCGAAAGGCTGCGTACGATGATCGACCGTAGCGGCCGCCAGATCGATCTCGAAGTCGATGGCGGTGTCGGCGCGGATAATGCCGCCCGCGTGATTGCGGCCGGCGCCGACGTGCTGGTCGCGGGGACCGCGGCGTTCAAGGGAGGACCGGCGCAGTATGCCGGGAATATTCGCCAGTTACGCGGCCTGACGGCCTGAAACTTCGGAGCGCCATGCCCAGGAAGGCGAAAAGCAAGTTCATCGACCCGACGCGCGCCGTATCGCGCAGTCTGCGTCAGCGGCTTCGCAACTCCTATTATGATACGTTCCTGTACCGCCGCGTGCTCAAGGGCGCGCATCCGGTACAGATCAAGTTCAATCCCAAGAACCATTGGGGCGGCGATGTCGCCGTGGCCGATGCGCTGTTCCGTGGACAATATACCTTCGCGGGTCACACGGTCAGCGCGCCCAATGAAAACCCCTGGCGCCTGCAGGCGCCGAGCCAGGCCTGGCTCGACGAGCTGCATGGCTTTTCGTGGCTGCGGCATTTCCGCGCCCAGGGCGGCGATGCGGCCAAGCGGCATGTGGAAGTACTGATCAAGAAGTGGCTGCAGGATTTCCACGACTGGGATCCGGTCGCCTGGCAGCCGGAAGTGATCGCCCACCGACTGATCGCCTGGATGAGCAACGCCAGCATGGCGGTCAGCACGCAGGATCTGGTGCATCACAGCGCGGTGATGAACAGCATGGCCCGCCAGGC comes from the Iodidimonas sp. SYSU 1G8 genome and includes:
- a CDS encoding efflux RND transporter periplasmic adaptor subunit; this encodes MRKWIVRSLVAAALIAVAGGVLWWRTGPVAVEVASPRIGPAVEAVYASGTVEPTVMMPIAPKLSGRLVQMLVDESASVTKGQKLAVFDNEEMAQSVREWEARVRFSQSQYDRAAELFGRGVGTGVARDSARNDLETAKASLARVRKQMSEMALTAPETGTIIRRDGEVGQVFPAGEALFWMSCCAPLRVSVEVDEEDIPRVKPGQQALIRSEAFPGKVLDGKVSEITPKGDPVARSFRVRIGLPEDTPLLIGMTADTNIVTATRQNALLLPAGSVNDGKAWVVRGDKLAQIPVTTGASGADWVEVTKGLTRKDKVVVNPADTLREGRRVTITVPGTKKSGP
- the rpe gene encoding ribulose-phosphate 3-epimerase produces the protein MQQQVRISPSILSADFAKLGEEVRAITEAGADYIHIDVMDGHFVPNLTIGPSVIKALRPHSDKPFDVHLMISPVDPFIQAFADAGADIITVHPEAGPHLHRTIQSIKATGAKAGVSLNPATPVEAVDFVLDDIDLILVMSVNPGFGGQSFIDSQLAKIERLRTMIDRSGRQIDLEVDGGVGADNAARVIAAGADVLVAGTAAFKGGPAQYAGNIRQLRGLTA